The genome window GGCCAACAGGCCACGCTGAAAAGGCAACCGACCTGATCAGTTACCTGGATAGCCGTGAAGATCTTATTTTAACAAAAATGGGTTGGGCCACAGGGATAGTGATCATAACAAAAAAATGAAGACGCAAAACATTACGCGTTGCAGCAACAAATAGAACAAACTAATTAAACCAAATTATAAAATAAACAAGGCGCCGGTGCAATCAAAAAAAGATCGGTGCAATCATAAAAATCAAAAACGATGGCAAAATTAAATTTCGGCGGTACTGAAGAAAATGTAGTTACCCGCGAAGAGTTCCCTTTATCAAAGGCACAGGAAGTATTAAAAGATGAAGTTGTAGCAGTAATTGGTTATGGTGTTCAGGGTCCTGGCCAGGCGCTTAATCAAAAAGACAATGGCATTAATGTAATTGTTGGGCAGCGTAAAGGCACTAAAACATGGGATAAAGCTATCAGCGATGGCTTTGTACCCGGCGAAACACTTTTTGAAATTGAAGAAGCGCTTGAAAAAGGTACGGTAATTTGCTATTTATTAAGCGATGCTGCACAGATTGCACTATGGCCTACCGTTAAAAAACATTTAACCCCCGGCAAAGCTTTATATTTTTCACACGGCTTTGGCATCACTTTCAAAGATCAAACCGGTATAGTTCCCCCTGCTGATGTTGACGTATTTTTAGTAGCGCCAAAAGGATCAGGCACTTCATTACGCCGCATGTTTTTACAGGGACGCGGCTTAAATTCAAGCTATGCTATTTTCCAGGATGCTACCGGCAAGGCAAAAGACAGGGTTATTGCATTAGGTATTGCAGTAGGCAGCGGTTATTTGTTTGAAACCGACTTTAAAAAAGAAGTTTACAGTGATTTAACCGGCGAACGCGGAACATTAATGGGTTGTATCCAGGGTGTTTTTGCTGCACAATATGATGTTTTACGCAAAAACGGGCATTCACCATCTGAAGCATTTAACGAAACGGTTGAAGAGCTTACCCAATCACTAATGCCATTGGTTGCAGAAAATGGTATGGACTGGATGTACGCAAATTGTTCAACTACTGCTCAGCGAGGTGCGTTGGATTGGTGGAAAAAATTCCGCGATGCTACCAAACCGGTATTTGAGGAATTATACAAAAGCGTTGCAACAGGCGTGGAGTCACAAAAATCAATCGACTCAAACAGCAAGGATGACTACCGTGAAAAACTGGATGCTGAGCTGAAAGAACTACGCGAAAGCGAAATGTGGCAGGCTGGCAAAACTGTACGCAGTTTACGCCCTGAAAACCAGGTGGTAGAGGCATAAGCCCGGCCCCGGTTATAAAATAAAAAAACAGTTATAGCGATAGGTTTTTAGCCTGTCGCTATAATTGGTGTTTGGCAGGTAATAAAATAAGAAATAAATGAATTGTTGTTGCAGGCGGTCGTCTGATCTTCGGTAGCAACAAAAAAGTATATATGGGACTTAAGAAACACATACTGGTAATACCCGGAGACGGCATAGGTACAGAAGTTACAACCTGGGGAAAGGCTGTGCTGGAAAAAATTGCAAAGGATTTTGGCCATGAGTTTACGTTTGACGAGGCTTTGATGGGTCATGCAGCTATTGAGGCCACAGGAAGCCCGCTGCCTGACGAAACGCTGGCTAAAGCTAAAGCAAGTGATGCCATATTATTTGGCGCGATAGGCCATATCAAATACGATAATGATCCTACTGCGAAAGTGAGGCCGGAGCAGGGACTGTTAGCCATTCGTAAAGGACTGGGATTATATGCCAATCTTCGCCCGATAATGCTTTTTGATGAATTGCTGAACGCATCTAGTATCCGCCCGGAGATATTGAAGGGTACGGATATTTTGTTCTTCCGTGAGTTAACAGGTGACGTTTATTTCGGCGAGAAAAAGCGCAGCGCAGATAACAATACCGCGTCTGACCTGATGGTTTATAGCCGTTATGAAGTTGAACGTATTGCCGTAAAGGCGTATGAAGCTGCGCGGCTTCGCGGCAAAAGGTTATGTTCGGTTGATAAGGCAAACGTACTTGAAACTTCACGGCTTTGGCGCGAGGTGGTGCAGGAGGTAGCCAAACGTTACCCTGATGTTGAAACCGAGCACATGTTTGTTGATAATGCAGCCATGCAGCTGATAAAAAACCCTAAAAAGTTTGATGTGGTAGTAACCGCTAACCTTTTTGGTGATATTTTAACCGACGAGGCATCGCAGATTGCCGGGTCAATGGGAATGCTGGCATCGGCATCAATAGGAGATGGTACCGGCTTTTTTGAGCCTATCCACGGATCGGCACATGATATTGCCGGGCAGGATAAGGCAAACCCGATGGCGTCTATCCTTTCTGTAGCCCTGATGCTTGAAATTAGTTTCGGCTTGCAGGAAGAAGCGAAGCGGGTAACAAACGCCATTGATAAAGTGCTGAAAGCAGGTTACCGCACAGGCGACATTGCAGACAGCAGCACCGACAAAAGCAAAATATTAGGTACAACGGCTATGGGTCAAAAGATCCTGGAGTTGTTGTAAACCCATAAAGGGAAACCAAACCGGCGGGATCGCAAAAAATTAATCCGGCAGATTAATCCGGTGTAATACAAGGTAAAGATGAAATGGAACGCTGAATTATATGACGATAAACACGCCTTTGTGTTTCAATACGGAGAAAGTGTACTTGAATTATTGGATGTAAAACCGGGCGAACAAATTCTGGACCTTGGCTGCGGTACCGGGCCGCTTACCAAACAAATAAAAGAGTTGGGTGCCGAAGTTACCGGTATTGATGCTTCGGCCGAAATGATCGAAAAGGCGGCAAAAGAATTTCCGGATGTTGATTTTAAGGTTGCCGATGGCGCCAATTTTCATTTCAACCGGAAATTTGATGCTGTTTTTTCAAACGCAGCGCTGCATTGGATGCACGCGGCTGACGATGTGATAAAGTGTGTTTATGACAGCCTGGAAACCGGCGGGCGCTTTGTTGCCGAAATGGGCGGCAAGGGGAATATGGCGCATATGATTGCCGCAACACAACAGGTGCTTGAAAAGTATGGTTACCACCAGCTGGCGCAACGCAAGCTTTGGTATTTCCCATCGTTAAGTGAATATAGCAGCAAGCTGGAGGCCCGTGGTTTCAGGGTAACCTACGCTATTCATTTTGACAGGCCAACCCTGTTACAGGATGGCAGACTGGGCGTAACCAAATGGCTGAACATGTTCGGCGATACTTATTTTGAAGGAATTAAGGGTGATGAGCAGCAGCAGATTCTGTCAGAAATAACCGATTTGCTTGAACCGCATTACAACAAGGACGGGCAGTGGTTTTCTGACTATACGAGATTAAGATTTATAGCTGTAAAAGAATAAAGAATAAAACCGCATAGCCCGGATTTGATTAGCCGGGTTTAAGCGTTAAAATAAATAGATAAGCATTAACCGATGCCGGGCAGGAATTTCAACTCCGGGGGCCAGGCGTCAAAACATCTAAAGAATATGTTACACGATCCAAACCGCGTTTATGTTTTTGATACCACGCTTCGCGACGGCGAGCAGGTACCGGGCTGCCAGTTAACTACCCCCGAAAAAATTGAGATAGCCAGGGAGC of Mucilaginibacter xinganensis contains these proteins:
- the ilvC gene encoding ketol-acid reductoisomerase — translated: MAKLNFGGTEENVVTREEFPLSKAQEVLKDEVVAVIGYGVQGPGQALNQKDNGINVIVGQRKGTKTWDKAISDGFVPGETLFEIEEALEKGTVICYLLSDAAQIALWPTVKKHLTPGKALYFSHGFGITFKDQTGIVPPADVDVFLVAPKGSGTSLRRMFLQGRGLNSSYAIFQDATGKAKDRVIALGIAVGSGYLFETDFKKEVYSDLTGERGTLMGCIQGVFAAQYDVLRKNGHSPSEAFNETVEELTQSLMPLVAENGMDWMYANCSTTAQRGALDWWKKFRDATKPVFEELYKSVATGVESQKSIDSNSKDDYREKLDAELKELRESEMWQAGKTVRSLRPENQVVEA
- the leuB gene encoding 3-isopropylmalate dehydrogenase yields the protein MGLKKHILVIPGDGIGTEVTTWGKAVLEKIAKDFGHEFTFDEALMGHAAIEATGSPLPDETLAKAKASDAILFGAIGHIKYDNDPTAKVRPEQGLLAIRKGLGLYANLRPIMLFDELLNASSIRPEILKGTDILFFRELTGDVYFGEKKRSADNNTASDLMVYSRYEVERIAVKAYEAARLRGKRLCSVDKANVLETSRLWREVVQEVAKRYPDVETEHMFVDNAAMQLIKNPKKFDVVVTANLFGDILTDEASQIAGSMGMLASASIGDGTGFFEPIHGSAHDIAGQDKANPMASILSVALMLEISFGLQEEAKRVTNAIDKVLKAGYRTGDIADSSTDKSKILGTTAMGQKILELL
- a CDS encoding class I SAM-dependent methyltransferase — translated: MKWNAELYDDKHAFVFQYGESVLELLDVKPGEQILDLGCGTGPLTKQIKELGAEVTGIDASAEMIEKAAKEFPDVDFKVADGANFHFNRKFDAVFSNAALHWMHAADDVIKCVYDSLETGGRFVAEMGGKGNMAHMIAATQQVLEKYGYHQLAQRKLWYFPSLSEYSSKLEARGFRVTYAIHFDRPTLLQDGRLGVTKWLNMFGDTYFEGIKGDEQQQILSEITDLLEPHYNKDGQWFSDYTRLRFIAVKE